The proteins below are encoded in one region of Girardinichthys multiradiatus isolate DD_20200921_A chromosome 19, DD_fGirMul_XY1, whole genome shotgun sequence:
- the LOC124855595 gene encoding cytosolic 5'-nucleotidase 1A-like, producing MNLNSSQTLTISGQDVVKNGSQHSWEDAKTILKPSTPSKKPPKPENSITIAVSSRVLFNMEKEQQIFEQQGMEEYIKYQVAHETEPFSPGPAFSFVKALEAVNTQLRDLYTESEELFDVVLITNNHAYVGLRLINTINHHQLFIERFCMTGGNSPIGYLKAYNTNLYLSSDPVKVHEALEEGIAAATMFTPEKMTEVSETQLRVAFDGDAVLFSDESEQIYKAHGLDKFFEHEKAHENKPLDHGPLKGFLEVLGKLQKKFYAKGQRMDCPIRTYLVTARSAASSGARALKTLRSWGLEIDEALFLAGAPKGPILEKIRPHIFFDDQMFHVEGAAEMGTVACHVPYGIAQRVPEGKGIKDKEISSIK from the exons atgaatttaaacagCAGTCAGACTCTGACAATCAGTGGACAAGATGTGGTCAAGAACGGGAGCCAGCACTCCTGGGAAGATGCTAAGACAATTTTGAAGCCCTCAACACCTTCAAAGAAACCT CCCAAGCCAGAGAACTCTATCACCATCGCAGTGTCGTCCAGAGTCCTCTTCAACATGGAGAAGGAGCAGCAGATCTTCGAGCAGCAGGGCATGGAGGAGTACATCAAGTATCAGGTGGCGCATGAAACAGAGCCTTTCAGCCCCGGACCTGCCTTCTCCTTTGTCAAG GCTCTGGAGGCAGTCAACACTCAGCTGAGGGACCTTTACACTGAGAGTGAGGAGCTCTTTGACGTTGTGCTCATCACTAACAACCACGCTTATGTCGGTCTAAGACTCATCAATACCATCAACCACCACC AGTTGTTCATCGAGCGCTTCTGTATGACTGGAGGAAACAGTCCCATAGGTTATTTAAAGGCCTACAACACTAACCTTTACTTGTCTTctgacccagtcaaagttcatgaGGCTCTGGAGGAGG GTATAGCAGCAGCCACCATGTTTACCCCGGAGAAGATGACGGAAGTGTCGGAGACTCAGCTTCGCGTCGCTTTTGATGGTGACGCTGTGCTCTTCTCAGATGAATCGGAGCAGATTTATAAGGCTCACGGACTGGACAAATTTTTTGAGCACGAGAAGGCGCATGAGAACAAGCCTCTGGACCAT GGACCCCTGAAAGGCTTCCTGGAAGTTTTAGGAAAGCTCCAGAAGAAGTTTTATGCCAAGGGCCAGCGCATGGACTGCCCCATCAGGACCTACCTGGTGACCGCTCGCAGCGCAGCCAGTTCCGGGGCCAGAGCCCTAAAAACTTTGCGGTCGTGGGGTCTAGAGATTGACGAGGCTCTGTTTCTTGCTGGTGCACCTAAGGGTCCAATCTTGGAGAAGATAAGGCCGCATATCTTCTTTGATGACCAGATGTTTCATGTGGAGGGGGCAGCAGAAATGGGAACAGTGGCATGCCATGTGCCCTATGGGATTGCTCAAAGGGTCCCGGAGGGGAAAGGAATAAAAGACAAAGAGATTTCTTCCATTAAGTAG